In Rhodothermales bacterium, one DNA window encodes the following:
- a CDS encoding membrane dipeptidase: MVSRPLYIDGHLDLAFNVTAHGRDLTRGVFAVRRKEKRTTQELLVSLPELRRGDVGVVVGTLFTLPRTFERPPDAPPLTDRQRALTYATPEEAERFALDQLAVYERWEEAGEIRLLRSRADLDAHVLDWQGGGQTIGLVVSMENADPIVTPDDLPTWVERGVRLVGPAWQRTRYCSGTHAPGPLTDLGRDLVRALIAHGIPLDVSHLAEESFWDALALGPDLVFASHSNARALTPTDRHLTDDMLRAIGERDGLVGLVLGSEFVKDGVARTDPKESVTLADVRAQAEHVAGLVGWERVAIGSDFDGGFGLQETPLEITRGADFAKLGVIAPAEARAGILGENWLRFLGRALPD, encoded by the coding sequence ATGGTGAGCCGCCCCCTCTACATCGACGGCCACCTCGACCTCGCCTTCAACGTGACGGCGCACGGGCGCGACCTCACGCGCGGTGTGTTCGCCGTTCGCCGGAAGGAGAAGCGCACGACGCAGGAACTCCTCGTCTCGCTCCCCGAACTCCGGCGGGGCGATGTCGGCGTCGTCGTCGGGACGCTCTTTACGCTGCCCCGCACCTTCGAGCGCCCGCCCGACGCGCCCCCGCTCACCGACCGGCAGCGGGCGCTGACGTACGCCACGCCGGAAGAGGCCGAGCGCTTCGCCCTCGACCAGCTCGCGGTCTACGAGCGGTGGGAAGAGGCCGGCGAGATTCGCCTCCTCCGCTCCCGCGCCGACCTCGACGCCCACGTCCTCGACTGGCAGGGCGGCGGCCAGACCATTGGTCTCGTCGTGTCGATGGAGAACGCCGACCCGATCGTCACGCCCGACGACCTACCGACGTGGGTCGAGCGCGGCGTGCGGCTCGTCGGCCCGGCGTGGCAGCGGACGCGGTATTGCAGCGGCACGCACGCGCCCGGCCCGCTGACCGACCTCGGCCGCGATCTCGTCCGCGCCCTCATCGCGCACGGCATCCCGCTGGACGTGAGCCACCTCGCCGAAGAGAGCTTCTGGGACGCGCTCGCTCTCGGGCCGGACCTCGTCTTCGCCAGCCACAGCAACGCCCGCGCCCTCACCCCGACCGACCGCCACCTCACCGACGACATGCTCCGCGCGATCGGCGAGCGCGACGGGCTCGTCGGGCTCGTGCTCGGCAGCGAGTTCGTCAAGGACGGCGTCGCCCGGACCGACCCGAAAGAATCCGTCACCCTCGCCGACGTCCGCGCGCAGGCCGAGCACGTCGCCGGGCTCGTCGGCTGGGAGCGCGTCGCGATCGGCAGCGACTTCGACGGCGGCTTCGGCTTGCAGGAGACGCCGCTCGAAATCACGCGCGGCGCCGACTTCGCCAAGCTCGGCGTGATCGCTCCGGCGGAGGCGCGCGCCGGTATCCTCGGCGAGAACTGGCTCCGCTTCCTCGGCCGCGCCCTGCCGGATTAG
- a CDS encoding ATP-grasp domain-containing protein — protein MASERPLTFLCLASYEKGAAFMRACHAEGVRVLFLTVEKLREIDWPWESIAETFYMPDLFEREDVIHGVSYLARAEKIDRIVPLDEFDLEMASTLREHLRVPGMGETTVRYFRDKLAMRFKAREAGILVPDFAPVINYDDLRTFMANVPAPWILKPRSEASAIGIRKIAEPEQLWRTLDELGDRQSYFLIERFVPGDVYHVDALIADRAVQFAEAHRYASTPFEIMHGGGLFATRTLDRGGEESARVKELNRQLVDALGLVRGAVHTEFIRGREDGEFYFLETAARVGGANITDLVEASTGVNLWAEWAKLEIADARGERYTPPEHRTDYAGVLLSLAKQEWPDLSGYDDPEVVRHIVKKNHAGLIVRADSPERVEELLGAYSARFYEDFYTSMPPPPTAASA, from the coding sequence ATGGCTAGCGAGCGACCTCTCACCTTCCTCTGCCTCGCGAGCTACGAAAAGGGCGCGGCGTTCATGCGGGCGTGCCACGCCGAGGGCGTGCGCGTGCTCTTCCTCACCGTCGAGAAGCTGCGCGAGATCGACTGGCCGTGGGAGAGCATCGCCGAGACGTTCTACATGCCCGACCTCTTCGAGCGGGAGGACGTGATCCACGGGGTCAGCTACCTCGCCCGCGCCGAGAAGATCGACCGCATCGTCCCGCTCGACGAGTTCGACCTCGAGATGGCCTCGACGCTCCGCGAGCACCTCCGCGTGCCGGGGATGGGCGAGACCACGGTCCGCTACTTCCGCGACAAGCTCGCGATGCGCTTCAAGGCCCGCGAGGCGGGCATCCTCGTCCCCGACTTCGCCCCGGTCATCAACTACGACGACCTCCGCACGTTCATGGCGAATGTCCCCGCGCCGTGGATCCTCAAGCCGCGCAGTGAGGCCTCCGCGATTGGGATCAGAAAGATCGCCGAGCCCGAGCAGCTCTGGCGCACGCTCGACGAGCTCGGCGACCGGCAATCGTACTTCCTCATCGAGCGGTTCGTCCCGGGCGACGTCTACCACGTCGACGCGCTCATCGCGGACCGCGCCGTGCAGTTCGCCGAGGCCCACCGCTACGCGAGCACGCCGTTCGAGATCATGCACGGCGGCGGCCTCTTCGCCACGCGCACGCTCGACCGCGGCGGCGAGGAATCGGCACGCGTGAAAGAGCTGAACCGCCAGCTCGTCGACGCGCTCGGGCTCGTCCGCGGCGCCGTCCACACCGAGTTCATCCGCGGCCGGGAGGACGGGGAGTTCTACTTCCTCGAAACCGCCGCCCGCGTCGGCGGCGCCAACATCACCGACCTCGTCGAAGCGTCGACGGGCGTGAACCTGTGGGCGGAATGGGCGAAGCTGGAAATCGCCGACGCGCGGGGCGAGAGGTACACGCCGCCGGAGCACCGCACCGATTACGCGGGCGTCCTCCTCTCGCTCGCCAAGCAGGAGTGGCCCGACCTCTCGGGCTACGACGACCCCGAGGTCGTGCGGCACATCGTGAAGAAAAACCACGCCGGCCTGATCGTGCGCGCCGATTCGCCGGAGCGCGTCGAAGAACTGCTCGGCGCGTACTCGGCCCGCTTCTACGAGGACTTCTACACCTCGATGCCGCCGCCGCCCACCGCTGCGTCCGCATAA
- a CDS encoding alpha/beta hydrolase-fold protein, translated as MNEPTEAAPAEGDLAPLPSAEGTWQTYPPDPEGDGHTVVGDLQVLGGLYSPQLDNHRDVITYLPPSYGTGTRRYPVIYMHDGQNLFDDATSFAEEWNVDNTMNALSQVGLEAIVVGVFNTEGRLNEYSPFEDAEGRGGDGDRYLDFLVDTLKPRIDHDFRTRPGREHTLVAGSSMGGLISLYAFFRRPDIFGNAGVMSPSLWFAERSIFPFVEAAPHTPGKVYLDVGTLEGKETVADVRRLRELLLGKGYRRHRDLVYVEAKGAGHSEVAWSQRLHFAVDFLLRETEW; from the coding sequence ATGAACGAACCCACTGAAGCGGCCCCCGCCGAGGGCGACCTCGCCCCCCTCCCCTCGGCCGAGGGGACGTGGCAGACGTACCCACCTGATCCCGAGGGCGACGGCCACACCGTCGTCGGCGACCTGCAGGTGCTCGGAGGGCTCTACAGCCCGCAGCTCGACAACCACCGCGACGTCATCACGTACCTCCCGCCGTCGTACGGCACCGGCACCCGGCGCTACCCCGTGATCTACATGCACGACGGGCAGAACCTCTTCGACGACGCGACGAGCTTCGCCGAGGAGTGGAACGTGGACAACACGATGAACGCGCTCAGCCAGGTCGGGCTCGAAGCGATTGTCGTCGGCGTGTTCAACACGGAGGGGCGGCTCAACGAGTACAGCCCGTTCGAAGACGCCGAAGGCCGCGGCGGCGACGGCGACCGCTACCTCGACTTCCTCGTCGACACGCTCAAGCCGCGCATCGACCACGACTTCCGCACGCGGCCGGGGCGCGAGCACACCCTCGTCGCCGGCTCGTCGATGGGCGGGCTCATCAGCCTCTACGCGTTCTTCCGCCGGCCCGACATCTTCGGCAACGCTGGCGTCATGAGCCCGTCGCTGTGGTTTGCCGAGCGGTCGATCTTCCCCTTCGTCGAGGCTGCGCCGCACACGCCGGGCAAGGTCTACCTCGACGTGGGAACGTTGGAGGGGAAGGAGACCGTGGCCGACGTGCGCCGTCTGCGCGAGCTGCTCCTGGGCAAGGGCTACCGGCGGCACCGCGACCTCGTCTACGTCGAGGCGAAGGGGGCCGGGCACTCCGAGGTCGCGTGGAGCCAGCGGCTCCACTTCGCCGTGGACTTCCTGCTGCGGGAGACGGAATGGTGA
- a CDS encoding GAF domain-containing SpoIIE family protein phosphatase has product MLFASRQAVQALETRLRAAEEENRGLHRAVEELSLLNTLAREIGASHDLQQITKRIVHQALHAVEAEQGVLAVLDAQPEGESLRTLVRTAAGTSARPALRADDHLLGWMQLHHRPLRLDAPRTDPRFAATPWPDDVASVLSVPLSAQSRLIGALTVFNKRGGGGFSAEDERLLAILAGQSAQVIENARLLEEEKELVRMQEALHLARRIQRGLLPERPPDVPGYDLAGLSLPADTVGGDYFDFIPVGDGRLALCVGDVVGKGLPASLLMANVQATLRGQTGQDIGAAECLGRANRFLKRTLRPGTFVTLVYGILDAGTHEFHSANAGHNRPLLLRADGTLERLEHGGLVLGALSDSLYEEVGHVLYPDDLLLLYSDGLTEAMSDAREEFGEERVGALLRSHRTHSAKAVVDALVEAVQAHAGATPQSDDITLLVVKRAGAGG; this is encoded by the coding sequence ATGCTCTTTGCTTCTCGGCAAGCCGTGCAGGCATTAGAAACGCGACTCCGAGCCGCCGAAGAGGAGAACCGCGGGCTCCACCGCGCCGTCGAGGAGCTCTCCCTCTTGAACACCCTCGCGCGGGAGATCGGGGCCTCGCACGACCTTCAGCAGATCACGAAGCGAATCGTCCACCAAGCGCTCCACGCCGTCGAAGCGGAGCAGGGCGTGCTCGCCGTGCTCGACGCGCAGCCCGAGGGCGAATCGCTGCGCACGCTCGTCCGCACCGCCGCCGGCACGTCAGCCCGGCCCGCCCTCCGCGCCGACGACCACCTCCTCGGGTGGATGCAGCTCCACCACCGCCCCCTCCGGCTCGACGCCCCCCGCACCGACCCGCGCTTCGCGGCGACGCCGTGGCCCGACGACGTCGCCTCCGTCCTCAGCGTCCCGCTCAGCGCGCAGTCCCGGCTGATCGGGGCGCTCACGGTGTTCAACAAGCGCGGCGGCGGCGGCTTCAGCGCCGAGGACGAGCGGCTCCTCGCGATCCTCGCGGGGCAGTCGGCGCAGGTGATCGAGAATGCTCGGCTGCTGGAGGAGGAGAAGGAACTCGTGCGGATGCAGGAGGCGCTCCACCTCGCCCGCCGCATCCAGCGCGGCCTCCTCCCGGAGCGCCCGCCCGACGTGCCGGGCTACGACCTCGCCGGACTCAGCCTCCCCGCCGACACCGTCGGCGGCGACTACTTCGACTTCATCCCCGTCGGCGACGGCCGCCTCGCGCTCTGCGTCGGCGACGTCGTGGGGAAGGGGCTCCCAGCGTCGCTGCTGATGGCGAACGTGCAGGCCACGCTCCGCGGGCAGACCGGGCAGGACATCGGCGCGGCCGAGTGCCTGGGGCGGGCGAACCGGTTCCTCAAACGCACGCTCCGCCCCGGCACATTCGTCACGCTCGTCTACGGGATCCTCGACGCCGGGACCCACGAATTCCACTCGGCGAATGCCGGCCACAACCGGCCGCTGCTCCTCCGCGCCGACGGCACGCTGGAACGGCTGGAGCACGGGGGCCTCGTGCTCGGTGCCCTCTCGGACTCGTTGTATGAGGAGGTGGGACACGTCCTCTACCCCGACGACCTCCTGCTGCTCTACTCCGATGGCCTCACCGAAGCGATGAGCGATGCCCGCGAGGAGTTCGGCGAGGAGCGGGTGGGTGCTCTTCTCCGGTCGCACCGCACGCATTCAGCGAAGGCCGTCGTGGACGCGCTCGTCGAAGCGGTGCAAGCGCACGCGGGGGCCACACCGCAGAGCGACGACATCACGCTCCTCGTCGTGAAGCGGGCAGGGGCTGGAGGGTGA
- a CDS encoding gamma-glutamyl-gamma-aminobutyrate hydrolase family protein, which translates to MEFRPVIGVPTQTLQAIEGIPEGLPHSWVMNHRYFLALTSVGAVPWMVPLLDEDPATLRAIYDRLDGVFVAGGVDVHPSSYGEEQHALCGVTDLPRDVVEVAFTRWALEDGKPFLGVCRGMQILNVVRGGTLYQDCADEYPGSIKHDYFPNAGYDRHYLAHEITVAPGSHLRKAFGAERVLVNSMHHQGVKALGDGLVVTATAPDGLIEAIETADGTFVVGAQWHPEMLIDSDEGTHRLFQAFTDAAVQWRQARTHADVALGEAA; encoded by the coding sequence ATGGAGTTTCGACCCGTCATCGGGGTCCCGACCCAGACCCTCCAGGCCATCGAAGGCATCCCGGAAGGGCTCCCCCACTCGTGGGTGATGAACCACCGCTACTTCCTCGCGCTCACCTCCGTCGGTGCCGTGCCGTGGATGGTGCCGCTGCTCGACGAGGACCCGGCCACGCTCCGCGCCATCTACGACCGCCTCGACGGCGTGTTCGTCGCCGGCGGGGTGGACGTGCATCCCAGCAGCTACGGCGAGGAGCAGCACGCGCTCTGCGGCGTCACGGACCTCCCGCGCGACGTGGTCGAGGTCGCCTTCACGCGGTGGGCGCTTGAGGACGGCAAGCCGTTCCTCGGCGTGTGCCGGGGGATGCAGATCCTGAACGTCGTCCGCGGCGGCACACTCTACCAGGACTGCGCCGACGAGTATCCCGGCTCCATCAAGCACGACTACTTCCCCAACGCCGGCTACGACCGCCACTACCTCGCGCACGAGATCACCGTCGCGCCGGGCTCCCACCTCCGCAAAGCGTTCGGCGCGGAGCGCGTGCTCGTCAACAGCATGCACCACCAGGGCGTCAAGGCGCTGGGCGACGGCCTCGTCGTGACGGCGACCGCGCCGGACGGGCTGATCGAGGCGATCGAGACGGCGGATGGGACGTTCGTCGTTGGCGCGCAGTGGCACCCGGAGATGCTGATCGACTCCGACGAGGGCACACACCGGCTGTTCCAGGCCTTCACCGACGCCGCCGTGCAGTGGCGCCAGGCCCGCACCCACGCCGACGTCGCGCTCGGGGAAGCCGCCTGA
- a CDS encoding alpha/beta hydrolase-fold protein, producing MHREHHRWHSPSLGRDMDLLVFGHAGARVLVFPTSQGRFYEWEDRGMIGALGEHLRNGWVQLYCVDSVDAESWYARWKHPVNRAKRQEDYEQYLLHEVLPLSWKRNPNPFLITTGASFGAFHAVDFAFRYPHLVGRVIGMSGLYDIRQFANGHYDDHIYRHNPSHYVADLDDHGHLEAMRRMDIILATGRDDSFRTNNEHLSRILWRKDVGNALRLWDGWAHDWPWWHQMILRYIGGE from the coding sequence ATGCACCGCGAGCATCACCGCTGGCACAGCCCGTCGCTCGGGCGCGACATGGACCTCCTCGTGTTCGGCCACGCCGGCGCGCGCGTCCTCGTCTTCCCCACCTCGCAGGGCCGGTTCTACGAGTGGGAGGACCGCGGGATGATCGGCGCGCTCGGCGAGCACCTCCGCAACGGCTGGGTCCAGCTCTACTGCGTGGACAGCGTCGACGCCGAGAGCTGGTACGCCCGCTGGAAGCACCCCGTCAACCGCGCCAAGCGGCAGGAGGACTACGAGCAGTACCTCCTCCACGAAGTGCTCCCGCTCAGCTGGAAACGCAACCCGAACCCGTTCCTCATCACGACGGGCGCCAGCTTCGGCGCGTTCCACGCCGTCGACTTCGCGTTCCGCTACCCGCACCTCGTCGGCCGCGTCATCGGGATGAGCGGGCTCTACGACATCCGGCAGTTCGCGAACGGGCACTACGACGACCACATCTACCGGCACAACCCCTCCCACTACGTCGCCGACCTCGACGACCACGGCCACCTCGAGGCGATGCGGCGGATGGACATCATCCTCGCCACCGGGCGGGACGACAGCTTCCGCACCAACAACGAGCACCTCTCGCGCATCCTGTGGCGGAAGGACGTCGGGAATGCGCTCCGGCTGTGGGACGGCTGGGCGCACGACTGGCCGTGGTGGCACCAGATGATCCTCCGCTACATCGGCGGGGAGTGA
- a CDS encoding tyrosine-type recombinase/integrase produces the protein MSSRNPYRDELPDGSRIERSYRVEGERKVPRGNWQWVVYDPDRRPARKRINLRTKDKGAAMAKALGYARRRSVGALDPWVHKPAAGAKASFDKATERYLAEKAHSASPSTVESDRGHLDRLGRSLPAGTLVRHVEQSHVGAYVNARKRPPKGEDGQRRGPGPEASAETKRRRRASLQHFFAWAIAQGLCQTNPAEGIRLPKARGRRRDHVTDEEAEAILRAAAAAAAPGEDLGDGPRDWLTDWVTFGLGTGLRPGEQRALRWSAVRLSERCIEVGKGHRVKTAGSRRTVPVAGDALAVLHRLDAGRTNSADEFVFLGANGGPVAVDYLTKRLQTLAERAGVRKHVTAYALRHAYGTRMAAAGVPLLDLARIMGTSVRMIEKHYGHYDPARGASHVERVFGSARLDERAGSPE, from the coding sequence ATGAGCAGCCGCAATCCCTACCGTGACGAACTGCCCGACGGCTCCCGAATCGAGCGCTCATACCGCGTCGAGGGTGAGCGGAAGGTACCGCGTGGAAACTGGCAGTGGGTCGTCTACGACCCCGACCGACGCCCAGCCCGGAAGCGGATCAACCTCCGCACTAAGGATAAGGGCGCCGCGATGGCGAAGGCGCTTGGCTATGCGCGACGCCGCTCCGTTGGTGCGCTCGATCCGTGGGTGCATAAGCCGGCGGCCGGCGCAAAGGCTTCCTTCGACAAGGCCACGGAGCGGTATCTAGCTGAGAAGGCCCACTCAGCATCGCCGTCCACCGTTGAAAGCGACCGCGGCCACCTAGACCGGCTCGGCAGATCTCTACCGGCGGGAACGCTCGTGCGGCACGTAGAACAAAGCCACGTAGGGGCGTACGTCAACGCACGCAAAAGGCCTCCGAAGGGAGAAGACGGCCAGCGACGGGGGCCGGGCCCCGAGGCCAGCGCCGAGACCAAGAGACGGCGCCGCGCGAGCCTCCAGCACTTCTTTGCGTGGGCCATCGCACAGGGGCTTTGCCAGACGAACCCCGCCGAGGGCATCCGGTTACCGAAGGCGAGGGGGAGGCGGCGCGACCACGTAACGGATGAGGAGGCCGAGGCCATCCTCCGTGCCGCAGCAGCGGCCGCCGCGCCCGGTGAGGACCTTGGCGACGGGCCGCGCGACTGGCTCACAGACTGGGTAACCTTTGGGCTCGGTACCGGCCTCAGGCCTGGAGAGCAGCGGGCCCTGCGGTGGAGCGCTGTACGGCTCTCCGAACGTTGCATCGAGGTAGGGAAGGGGCACCGGGTCAAGACGGCCGGGAGTCGCAGAACGGTTCCCGTGGCGGGCGATGCCCTGGCCGTGCTCCACCGGCTGGATGCGGGCCGGACGAACAGCGCTGACGAGTTCGTGTTCCTCGGCGCAAACGGCGGTCCCGTCGCGGTGGACTACCTCACGAAACGGCTCCAGACGCTGGCCGAGCGCGCGGGCGTCCGCAAGCACGTCACGGCGTACGCCCTCCGACACGCCTACGGGACGCGGATGGCTGCGGCCGGCGTCCCGCTCCTCGACCTAGCTCGGATCATGGGCACGAGCGTGCGGATGATCGAGAAGCACTACGGGCACTACGACCCCGCCAGAGGTGCTTCTCACGTGGAGCGGGTGTTCGGGAGCGCCCGCCTTGATGAGCGGGCGGGATCGCCCGAGTGA
- a CDS encoding carboxylate-amine ligase — protein sequence MEQPSLTIGIEEEYQIIDPETRELRSYITEILEDDHLILGEIKPELHQSMVEVGTRVCQTPADARAELVRLRGLVMELAARKDLKVAAAGSHPFSSWADQEITPLARYLGVKNDMQDLAQQLLIFGTHVHIGIEDKEFLIDAMNVSRYFMPHLLCLTSSSPFWMGRRTGMKSYRSVVFRSFPRSGVPRVMTSHGDFVALRDKLVRTGCIPDGSKIYWDSRPHHSFPTLEFRFLDVCTRVDEAVCIAAILQAIILKLWKLRRDNTTFRVYASDLIEENKWRAVRYGLDGKLIDFGKEKEVPARELIIELIEWFIGDVVDELGSRAEVEYAYHILDEGSSADRQLATFEKTGALRPVVDQLIRETEEGIL from the coding sequence ATGGAACAGCCGTCGCTCACGATCGGGATCGAAGAGGAATACCAGATCATCGACCCGGAGACGCGGGAGCTCCGGTCGTACATCACGGAGATCCTCGAAGACGACCACCTCATCCTCGGCGAGATCAAGCCCGAGCTGCACCAGTCGATGGTCGAGGTCGGGACGCGGGTGTGCCAGACGCCGGCCGACGCCCGCGCCGAGCTCGTGCGGCTGCGCGGGCTCGTGATGGAGCTCGCCGCGCGGAAGGACCTCAAGGTCGCCGCCGCCGGGAGCCACCCGTTCTCGTCGTGGGCCGACCAGGAGATCACGCCGCTCGCGCGCTACCTCGGCGTGAAGAACGACATGCAGGACCTCGCGCAGCAGCTGCTCATCTTCGGGACCCACGTCCACATCGGGATCGAGGACAAGGAGTTCCTCATCGATGCGATGAACGTCTCGCGCTACTTCATGCCGCACCTCCTGTGCCTCACGTCGAGCTCGCCGTTCTGGATGGGGCGGCGGACGGGGATGAAGTCGTACCGCAGCGTCGTCTTCCGCAGCTTCCCCCGCTCGGGCGTCCCGCGCGTGATGACCTCCCACGGCGACTTCGTCGCGCTCCGCGACAAGCTCGTCCGCACCGGATGCATCCCCGACGGCTCGAAGATCTACTGGGACTCGCGCCCCCACCACAGCTTCCCGACGCTCGAATTCCGCTTCCTCGACGTGTGCACGCGCGTGGACGAGGCCGTCTGCATCGCGGCCATCCTCCAGGCCATCATCCTCAAGCTGTGGAAGCTCCGCCGCGACAACACGACGTTCCGCGTCTACGCCTCCGACCTCATTGAGGAGAACAAGTGGCGGGCCGTCCGCTACGGCCTCGACGGCAAGCTGATCGACTTTGGCAAAGAGAAAGAGGTGCCCGCCCGCGAGCTGATCATCGAACTCATCGAGTGGTTCATCGGCGACGTCGTGGACGAGCTCGGGAGCCGGGCCGAGGTCGAATACGCCTATCACATCCTCGATGAGGGGTCGAGCGCTGACCGTCAGCTCGCCACGTTCGAGAAGACCGGCGCGCTCCGCCCCGTCGTCGACCAACTGATCCGGGAGACCGAAGAGGGCATACTCTAG
- a CDS encoding Gfo/Idh/MocA family oxidoreductase yields MNREASTVLPGSPVRVGIVGLVHTHVHWLLAREPRGDIEIVGIAEANRDLARRYTAQHGYAIDLVHDTLEAMLDAARPDAVAVFTTILDHRRVVEACAAHGVHLMVEKPLAVSLDHARAMAEAARRAGIHLLTNYETTWYASVHAAYERVRAGEVGPVRKVVVRSGNAGPREIGVNAEFLTWLTDPVYNGAGALIDFGCYGAALVPWLMGGQRPRSVTAVTQRLKPEPYLVDDEATIVVTYPEAQGLIQASWNWPFDRKDMEVYGRTGSLHADDGSTLRVRTADAAEQRLRLDPLPAPHDDPFAYFAAVVRGDVVPGPGLSSLPINLIAMEILDAAMRSAKTGRTIYLA; encoded by the coding sequence ATGAATCGCGAGGCCTCGACGGTGCTGCCCGGATCGCCCGTGCGCGTGGGCATCGTGGGGCTGGTCCATACGCACGTCCACTGGCTGCTCGCCCGGGAGCCGCGGGGCGATATCGAGATCGTCGGCATCGCGGAAGCCAATCGGGATCTGGCCCGGCGCTACACGGCGCAGCACGGCTACGCAATCGACCTCGTCCACGACACACTAGAGGCGATGCTGGACGCGGCGCGCCCCGATGCCGTCGCCGTGTTCACCACGATCCTCGACCACCGGCGCGTCGTCGAGGCATGCGCGGCGCACGGGGTCCACCTGATGGTCGAGAAGCCGCTCGCGGTGAGCCTGGACCATGCCCGCGCGATGGCTGAGGCGGCGCGGCGGGCGGGCATCCATCTGCTCACCAACTACGAGACGACGTGGTACGCGAGCGTCCACGCAGCGTACGAGCGGGTCCGGGCCGGCGAGGTCGGGCCGGTGCGGAAGGTCGTCGTGCGCAGCGGGAATGCAGGCCCGCGCGAGATCGGCGTCAACGCCGAGTTCCTGACGTGGCTGACGGACCCGGTCTACAACGGCGCGGGCGCGCTGATAGATTTCGGTTGCTACGGCGCTGCTCTCGTTCCGTGGCTAATGGGTGGACAGCGCCCGCGCTCGGTGACGGCCGTCACGCAGCGACTCAAGCCGGAGCCGTATCTCGTCGACGATGAAGCCACGATCGTCGTGACGTACCCCGAGGCGCAGGGCCTCATCCAGGCCTCGTGGAACTGGCCGTTCGACCGGAAGGATATGGAGGTCTACGGCCGCACCGGCTCCCTGCACGCCGACGACGGCTCCACGCTCCGCGTGCGGACGGCCGACGCCGCCGAGCAGCGCCTCCGCCTCGATCCGCTACCCGCGCCCCACGACGATCCCTTCGCCTACTTCGCCGCCGTCGTGCGGGGCGATGTGGTGCCGGGCCCCGGTCTCTCGTCGCTCCCGATCAACCTCATCGCGATGGAAATCCTCGACGCCGCGATGCGCTCAGCTAAAACGGGCCGGACGATTTACCTCGCTTGA